AGGCCGACATAACCCCCGCCCACAACCAGCATGTCCAGCATCGCGCCGCTCCCGTACCTTATGCCTCAGATGTGCTCTATATAGATCATCGCAACCTCACTTCCTACCGCTGGGAGACATAGAAATGACGGGCGAGACATCATGGCCTTCGGCGATGGAGACGCTGCTTTCGACGCTCGACCTCGAGCCGATCGAGGTCGATATCTTCCGCGGCCGCAGCCCCAAGGTCGGCTGGCAGCGGGTCTTCGGCGGCCAGGTGATCGGCCAGGCGCTGATGGCGGCGCAGCGCACCATCGAGGGCGAGCGTTTCGTCCATTCGCTGCATGCTTATTTCATGCGTCCCGGCGATCCCACGGTGCCGATCATCTATCAGGCGGAGCGCATCCGCGACGGATCGAGCTTCAACACGCGGCGTGTCGTCGCCATCCAGCACGGCAAGGCGATCTTCGCGCTGTCGGCCTCCTTCCAGGTGGAGGAGCCGGGCTTCGAGCACCAGATCGCGATGCCCGAGGTCGAGATGCCGGAGGCGCTGCTCGGCGAGCAGCAGATCAAGGAACAGTATCTGGCCCACGCGCCGGAAGCGATCCGAAAATACTGGCAGCGTGAGCGGCCGATCGAGATCCGTCCGGTCTCGCTGACGCATTATTTTTCCGACAGGAAACTCGATCCGAAGCAGGATGTCTGGGTGCGCGCCACCGGTCCGGTTCCCGACGACCGGCTCTATCAGGCGGCGGTGCTTGCCTATCTTTCGGACATGACGCTGCTCGATACGTCGCTCTATGCGCACGGAACGTCCATCTTCGACCAGAGCCTGCAGGTGGCGAGCCTCGATCACTCCATGTGGTTCCACAGACCCTGCAAGCTCGACGACTGGCTGCTTTATACGCAGGACAGTCCGTCGGCTTCAGGCGCCAGGGGATTAACCCGGGGTAGCCTGTTTACACGATCCGGTAGCCTGATCGCATCGGTCGCGCAGGAAGGCCTGATTCGGAAAAAGGCAAATGAATAAAAATTGTGCAACTTTATAAATTTGCGCGTTATTTGTGCGCTTATTGGCCAATCATTTGCCTGTTTATTGGCACTCTTTATTATAACCTTTACTTTTCAATAACTTACCACCCGCCTCGAATCTGGCACGTCCCTTGAATGTGTATTGGCCGGTCGCTGTTCAGGAACGTCAGCGGCAAGGAGAGTCGGCTCCGCGCCGAGGATAACGAAGGATGGGAAACCAGATGAAAATTGTGATGGCCATTATCAAGCCGTTCAAGCTCGATGAGGTCCGCGAAGCCCTTACGGCGATCGGTATTCAGGGGCTGACCGTAACCGAGGTGAAGGGCTACGGGCGCCAGAAGGGGCACACCGAAATCTATCGCGGCACCGAATATGCAGTCAGCTTCCTGCCGAAGCTCAAGATCGAAATCGCGGTTGCATCAGAACTCGTCGACAGGGCGGTCGAGGCCATTGCGGCATCGGCCAAGACCGGCCAGATCGGCGACGGCAAGATCTTCGTCTATTCAATCGACCATGCCGTGCGCATCCGTACGGGCGAAACCGATTCAGAAGCGCTGTAAGAACGGCAGATCAAGGAGCTTTTTCCAATGTCAATTTCGAAGTTTTCTTCCACCTTTGCGCGGCTTTGCGCAGCAACGGCTGCCCTTCTGGCGCCGGCCGTTGCTTTCGCGCAGGAGGCTGCACCAGCTGCCGCCACCGCTGCTGCTGC
The nucleotide sequence above comes from Rhizobium indicum. Encoded proteins:
- a CDS encoding P-II family nitrogen regulator, translating into MGNQMKIVMAIIKPFKLDEVREALTAIGIQGLTVTEVKGYGRQKGHTEIYRGTEYAVSFLPKLKIEIAVASELVDRAVEAIAASAKTGQIGDGKIFVYSIDHAVRIRTGETDSEAL
- the tesB gene encoding acyl-CoA thioesterase II, with protein sequence MTGETSWPSAMETLLSTLDLEPIEVDIFRGRSPKVGWQRVFGGQVIGQALMAAQRTIEGERFVHSLHAYFMRPGDPTVPIIYQAERIRDGSSFNTRRVVAIQHGKAIFALSASFQVEEPGFEHQIAMPEVEMPEALLGEQQIKEQYLAHAPEAIRKYWQRERPIEIRPVSLTHYFSDRKLDPKQDVWVRATGPVPDDRLYQAAVLAYLSDMTLLDTSLYAHGTSIFDQSLQVASLDHSMWFHRPCKLDDWLLYTQDSPSASGARGLTRGSLFTRSGSLIASVAQEGLIRKKANE